A stretch of Saccharomyces cerevisiae S288C chromosome IV, complete sequence DNA encodes these proteins:
- the CYM1 gene encoding pitrilysin family metalloprotease (Lysine-specific metalloprotease of the pitrilysin family; metalloprotease of the intermembrane space; degrades proteins and presequence peptides cleaved from imported proteins; required for normal mitochondrial morphology; mutation in human homolog PITRM1 is implicated in autosomal recessive spinocerebellar ataxias (ARCA)) produces MLRFQRFASSYAQAQAVRKYPVGGIFHGYEVRRILPVPELRLTAVDLVHSQTGAEHLHIDRDDKNNVFSIAFKTNPPDSTGVPHILEHTTLCGSVKYPVRDPFFKMLNKSLANFMNAMTGPDYTFFPFSTTNPQDFANLRGVYLDSTLNPLLKQEDFDQEGWRLEHKNITDPESNIVFKGVVYNEMKGQISNANYYFWSKFQQSIYPSLNNSGGDPMKITDLRYGDLLDFHHKNYHPSNAKTFTYGNLPLVDTLKQLNEQFSGYGKRARKDKLLMPIDLKKDIDVKLLGQIDTMLPPEKQTKASMTWICGAPQDTYDTFLLKVLGNLLMDGHSSVMYQKLIESGIGLEFSVNSGVEPTTAVNLLTVGIQGVSDIEIFKDTVNNIFQNLLETEHPFDRKRIDAIIEQLELSKKDQKADFGLQLLYSILPGWTNKIDPFESLLFEDVLQRFRGDLETKGDTLFQDLIRKYIVHKPCFTFSIQGSEEFSKSLDDEEQTRLREKITALDEQDKKNIFKRGILLQEKQNEKEDLSCLPTLQIKDIPRAGDKYSIEQKNNTMSRITDTNGITYVRGKRLLNDIIPFELFPYLPLFAESLTNLGTTTESFSEIEDQIKLHTGGISTHVEVTSDPNTTEPRLIFGFDGWSLNSKTDHIFEFWSKILLETDFHKNSDKLKVLIRLLASSNTSSVADAGHAFARGYSAAHYRSSGAINETLNGIEQLQFINRLHSLLDNEETFQREVVDKLTELQKYIVDTNNMNFFITSDSDVQAKTVESQISKFMERLPHGSCLPNGPKTSDYPLIGSKCKHTLIKFPFQVHYTSQALLGVPYTHKDGSALQVMSNMLTFKHLHREVREKGGAYGGGASYSALAGIFSFYSYRDPQPLKSLETFKNSGRYILNDAKWGVTDLDEAKLTIFQQVDAPKSPKGEGVTYFMSGVTDDMKQARREQLLDVSLLDVHRVAEKYLLNKEGVSTVIGPGIEGKTVSPNWEVKEL; encoded by the coding sequence ATGTTGCGGTTTCAGCGATTTGCGTCCTCGTATGCCCAAGCACAGGCCGTTAGAAAATATCCAGTTGGAGGTATATTCCATGGTTATGAAGTGAGAAGAATTCTACCGGTTCCGGAGCTGAGACTCACTGCGGTAGATTTGGTGCACTCCCAGACAGGAGCCGAGCATTTGCATATTGATAGAGACGACAAGAATAATGTGTTCAGCATTGCTTTTAAAACCAACCCTCCAGATTCCACTGGGGTCCCTCATATTCTAGAGCATACAACGTTGTGTGGGTCTGTTAAATATCCAGTTAGGGAcccttttttcaaaatgcTAAATAAATCTCTAGCTAATTTCATGAACGCTATGACAGGTCCAGATTATAcattttttcccttttccACTACGAACCCTCAAGATTTCGCTAATTTAAGAGGTGTTTATTTAGACTCCACCTTGAATCCGCTACTTAAACAAGAAGATTTTGATCAGGAGGGTTGGAGGTTGGAGCATAAAAACATCACAGACCCGGAGAGTAACATTGTTTTCAAAGGTGTTGTCTATAACGAAATGAAAGGTCAAATATCAAATGCCAATTACTATTTCTGGAGTAAATTTCAACAGTCTATTTATCCTTCCCTGAATAACTCCGGCGGAGATCCTATGAAAATTACAGACTTGAGATACGGCGATCTCTTGGATTTCCATCACAAAAATTACCATCCCTCCAATGCAAAAACTTTCACGTACGGTAACTTGCCATTGGTGGATACGTTAAAGCAATTAAATGAGCAGTTCAGTGGTTACGGGAAGAGAGCTCGAAAGGATAAGTTGTTAATGCCTAttgatttaaaaaaagacatAGATGTCAAGTTACTGGGTCAAATAGATACTATGCTTCCACCGGAGAAGCAGACAAAAGCCTCAATGACGTGGATTTGTGGAGCGCCACAGGACACATATGATACCTTTTTGTTAAAAGTACTGGGGAATTTATTAATGGATGGCCATTCTTCTGTAATGtatcaaaaattaataGAATCAGGAATTGGTTTGGAGTTCTCCGTAAATTCAGGTGTTGAACCAACTACAGCAGTAAATTTGCTAACTGTTGGTATACAGGGCGTGAGtgatattgaaatatttaaagACACtgtaaataatatttttcaaaacctGTTGGAAACAGAACATCCTTTTGACCGCAAGCGTATCGATGCCATAATTGAACAATTGGAATTATCTAAGAAGGATCAAAAGGCTGACTTTGGACTTCAATTACTCTATTCTATACTACCTGGTTGGACAAACAAAATCGATCCTTTTGAGAGCTTGTTGTTTGAGGACGTTTTGCAAAGATTTAGAGGTGACTTAGAAACGAAAGGTGATACTTTATTCCAAGATTTAATCCGTAAATATATCGTTCATAAACCTTGTTTCACGTTTTCCATTCAGGGATCTGAAGAGTTCTCTAAATCTTtggatgatgaagaacaaaCAAGActgagagaaaaaattactgCCTTGGATGAACaagacaagaaaaacatCTTTAAACGTGGTATACTGTTACAGgagaaacaaaatgaaaaagaagatttatCCTGTTTACCTACCTTACAAATAAAAGACATCCCAAGAGCTGGTGATAAATATTCAATCGAACAGAAGAATAATACAATGTCTAGGATTACTGATACCAATGGTATCACATATGTCAGAGGTAAACGTTTACTAAATGACATAATACCCTTTGAACTCTTCCCATACTTACCTTTATTTGCTGAATCGTTAACTAACCTAGGGACAACAACAGAATCCTTCAGTGAAATAGAAGATCAGATAAAATTACATACGGGTGGTATATCAACACATGTAGAGGTTACATCTGACCCTAACACCACAGAGCCTCGCCTGATTTTCGGGTTTGACGGATGGTCTTTAAATTCGAAGACCGACcacatttttgaattctgGTCTAAGATCTTACTAGAAACTGATTTCCATAAAAACAGCGATAAATTGAAAGTTCTTATCCGCTTATTAGCATCTTCAAACACATCTTCTGTAGCAGATGCCGGTCATGCATTTGCAAGGGGCTATTCTGCCGCACATTATAGATCAAGTGGAGCTATAAATGAGACCCTCAATGGTATTGAGCAACTACAATTTATAAATAGATTGCACAGCTTGTTAGACAATGAAGAAACTTTCCAAAGAGAAGTTGTCGACAAGCTAACTGAATTGCAAAAGTACATTGTTGATACCAATAacatgaatttttttatcaccTCAGACTCTGATGTTCAAGCGAAAACAGTAGAAAgccaaatttcaaaattcatGGAGAGATTACCTCATGGCAGCTGCTTGCCCAATGGACCAAAGACTTCAGATTATCCTCTTATTGGATCCAAATGTAAACATactttgataaaatttcCTTTCCAGGTCCATTACACATCCCAAGCTTTATTGGGTGTGCCGTATACACATAAGGATGGCTCTGCACTTCAAGTTATGTCAAATATGCTAACATTCAAACATTTGCACAGAGAAGTCAGAGAAAAGGGTGGTGCTTATGGTGGTGGTGCTTCTTATAGCGCCTTAGCGGGTATTTTCAGTTTCTATTCCTATAGGGATCCTCAGCCTTTGAAGAGTTTAGAAACCTTCAAGAATAGCGGGCGTTATATACTGAACGATGCCAAGTGGGGCGTCACAGACCTTGATGAAGCTAAATTGACAATATTTCAACAAGTAGACGCACCTAAAAGTCCCAAAGGAGAAGGCGTGACGTATTTCATGAGCGGTGTTACAGACGATATGAAACAAGCAAGAAGGGAACAACTCTTAGACGTATCTCTCCTGGACGTTCATAGAGTCGCCGAAAAATATCTACTAAACAAAGAAGGGGTGAGTACGGTCATTGGACCTGGAATCGAGGGGAAGACTGTTTCACCAAATTGGGAGGTGAAGGAACTGTAG
- the NPL3 gene encoding mRNA-binding protein NPL3 (RNA-binding guard protein; promotes transcription elongation and regulates termination; binds eIF4G to repress translation initiation; role in nuclear export of poly(A) mRNA and in pre-mRNA splicing; links chromatin modification to mRNA processing; prevents R-loop-mediated genome instability and replication stress; binds TERRA, stabilizing R-loops at short telomeres; phosphorylated by Sky1p to promote shuttling and mRNA dissociation; protein abundance increases during DNA replication stress), whose translation MSEAQETHVEQLPESVVDAPVEEQHQEPPQAPDAPQEPQVPQESAPQESAPQEPPAPQEQNDVPPPSNAPIYEGEESHSVQDYQEAHQHHQPPEPQPYYPPPPPGEHMHGRPPMHHRQEGELSNTRLFVRPFPLDVQESELNEIFGPFGPMKEVKILNGFAFVEFEEAESAAKAIEEVHGKSFANQPLEVVYSKLPAKRYRITMKNLPEGCSWQDLKDLARENSLETTFSSVNTRDFDGTGALEFPSEEILVEALERLNNIEFRGSVITVERDDNPPPIRRSNRGGFRGRGGFRGGFRGGFRGGFSRGGFGGPRGGFGGPRGGYGGYSRGGYGGYSRGGYGGSRGGYDSPRGGYDSPRGGYSRGGYGGPRNDYGPPRGSYGGSRGGYDGPRGDYGPPRDAYRTRDAPRERSPTR comes from the coding sequence ATGTCTGAAGCTCAAGAAACTCACGTAGAGCAACTACCAGAATCTGTTGTCGATGCCCCAGTCGAAGAACAGCACCAAGAACCACCACAGGCTCCAGATGCTCCACAAGAACCACAAGTTCCACAGGAATCTGCTCCACAGGAATCTGCTCCACAAGAACCACCAGCTCCacaagaacaaaatgaCGTTCCTCCACCATCTAATGCTCCAATTTATGAAGGCGAAGAATCCCACAGTGTCCAAGACTACCAAGAGGCCCACCAGCACCACCAACCACCTGAACCCCAACCATATTatcctcctcctcctccaGGTGAACACATGCACGGTCGCCCACCAATGCACCACCGTCAAGAAGGAGAACTCTCGAACACCAGATTGTTTGTTAGACCTTTCCCATTGGACGTTCAAGAATCCGAGTTGAATGAAATCTTTGGTCCATTTGGACCAATGAAGGAAGTCAAGATCTTGAACGGCTTCGCGTTTgttgaatttgaagaagcagaatCCGCTGCCAAAGCCATTGAAGAAGTTCACGGTAAGAGTTTTGCTAACCAACCTTTGGAAGTTGTTTACTCTAAATTGCCTGCCAAGAGATACCGTATCACCATGAAAAACTTACCAGAAGGTTGTTCATGGCAAGATCTTAAAGATTTAGCCAGGGAAAATAGTTTAGAAACTACTTTTTCTAGCGTCAATACCAGAGATTTTGATGGTACCGGTGCTCTAGAATTCCCTAGTGAAGAAATCTTGGTCGAAGCTTTGGAGAGATTAAACAATATTGAATTCAGAGGTTCTGTCATTACTGTTGAAAGAGATGACAATCCTCCACCAATCAGAAGATCAAATAGAGGTGGCTTCAGAGGTCGCGGCGGCTTCAGAGGCGGCTTCAGAGGTGGCTTCAGAGGCGGTTTCTCCAGAGGCGGCTTCGGTGGCCCCAGAGGTGGATTTGGTGGTCCAAGAGGTGGTTACGGTGGCTATTCCAGAGGTGGCTACGGTGGCTACTCCAGAGGCGGATATGGTGGCTCCAGAGGTGGTTACGATAGTCCTAGAGGTGGTTACGATAGTCCAAGAGGTGGTTATTCCAGAGGTGGCTATGGTGGTCCAAGAAATGATTACGGTCCTCCAAGAGGTAGCTACGGTGGTTCAAGAGGTGGTTATGATGGTCCAAGAGGCGATTATGGTCCTCCAAGAGATGCATACAGAACCAGAGATGCTCCACGTGAAAGATCACCAACCAGGTAA
- the GPI17 gene encoding GPI-anchor transamidase GPI17 (Transmembrane protein; subunit of the glycosylphosphatidylinositol transamidase complex that adds GPIs to newly synthesized proteins; human PIG-S homolog), whose product MSNANLRKWVGFCFVAIYLFLGVPLWYKLTTVYRASLPINYIESLQNNKFQDIHLVIPVYVKSDTYRFPDVHDAIQVQVNHLLNSQEQRVPWSLQVLPYNETIEQMESEGNQFHVVTLKLDEFIGYSSAYDTKETLVYYDDAAVLSNDLPFFVAQTLVEHTFQLEWTHLNKTCEGVSTNNDVAISYDPNIHLSVTLLSGDGNPVAWEIEPTLTDYFSPFRKFLSPLVNFTVDSSIVYHNDLNLHSLNGSCTSVTWFDLSHTIDLSELSSMAYYPEDSALNLAIVFPSASSSPDGLAFINGTRISDEITTLDWNSYLVPQWGVIIINKMPLKPNSVISEDYLEPMMYRFATDIFQLLGLTEGSQDLLSPYITIDSFKRLTILQNLDKATETLWSLVKLTQQFQGMSIPREVSDNVIEALDLRLQIIDLLNDPGKGGDIVWNNALHLSNELVKLCEKAFFNGEMVQQNFFPQEHMIAVYLPLLGPISAVMFFGFYNVMKEKNQKSKKNGTEREVAKEKLELKEAQKLHAIDGEDEL is encoded by the coding sequence ATGTCCAATGCAAATCTAAGAAAATGGGTTGGTTTTTGCTTTGTTGCCATTTATCTCTTTTTAGGTGTTCCACTGTGGTACAAGCTAACTACAGTTTATAGAGCATCACTACCAATAAATTACATTGAGTCACTTCAAAATAACAAATTCCAAGATATTCATCTCGTAATACCGGTGTATGTTAAGTCAGATACTTACAGATTTCCTGACGTTCATGACGCTATCCAAGTACAAGTTAACCATTTATTGAATTCTCAGGAGCAACGGGTCCCTTGGTCTTTACAAGTTCTTCCATATAATGAGACTATTGAGCAGATGGAAAGTGAAGGCAACCAGTTTCATGTCGTTACTTTGAAGTTAGACGAATTTATTGGTTACTCATCAGCTTACGACACCAAAGAAACACTAGTATATTACGACGATGCTGCCGTTTTAAGTAATGATCTACCGTTTTTTGTTGCTCAAACATTGGTAGAGCACACTTTCCAATTGGAATGGACGCATTTGAATAAAACGTGTGAAGGCGTTTCTACAAACAACGATGTCGCAATATCTTATGATCCAAACATTCATTTAAGTGTAACTTTATTGTCAGGTGATGGGAATCCTGTTGCATGGGAAATTGAGCCTACATTAACTGACTACTTTTCACCTTTTAGGAAGTTCTTATCACCACTGGTAAATTTTACAGTAGATTCATCCATTGTTTATCATAATGATTTGAATTTGCATTCATTAAATGGATCATGTACAAGCGTTACGTGGTTTGATCTCTCTCATACTATTGATCTTTCTGAACTTTCTTCAATGGCCTATTACCCAGAAGATTCTGCACTGAATTTAGCCATAGTCTTTCCTAGTGCTTCTTCAAGTCCCGATGGTCTGGCGTTCATTAATGGCACTCGGATTTCAGACGAAATAACCACATTAGATTGGAATAGTTATCTAGTTCCTCAATGGGGGgttataataataaataaaatgcCGTTGAAGCCAAATTCAGTCATTAGCGAAGATTATTTAGAACCTATGATGTACCGTTTTGCGACagatatttttcaactaTTGGGATTAACGGAGGGCTCGCAAGATTTGTTATCACCTTATATTACCATAGATTCATTCAAAAGGTTGACAATTTTACAGAATCTAGATAAAGCTACGGAAACATTATGGTCGTTAGTGAAATTAACTCAACAATTTCAGGGCATGTCTATCCCACGCGAAGTATCGGATAATGTTATCGAAGCTTTAGACTTAAGGCTACAGATTATTGATTTATTAAATGATCCTGGAAAGGGTGGAGATATCGTCTGGAACAATGCCCTGCATCTAAGTAATGAATTGGTTAAACTATGCGAAAAggcatttttcaatggagAAATGGTTCAACAAAATTTCTTCCCACAAGAGCACATGATAGCTGTGTATTTACCTTTATTAGGCCCAATATCGGCAGTCATGTTCTTTGGTTTCTACAACGTgatgaaggaaaagaatCAAAAGAGTAAAAAGAATGGAACCGAGAGAGAAGttgctaaagaaaaattagagTTGAAAGAGGCTCAAAAATTACATGCTATTGATGGTGAAGATGAATTATGA
- the PPM1 gene encoding leucine carboxy methyltransferase (Carboxyl methyltransferase; methylates the C terminus of the protein phosphatase 2A catalytic subunit (Pph21p or Pph22p), which is important for complex formation with regulatory subunits; required for methionine to inhibit autophagy and promote growth) has protein sequence MERIIQQTDYDALSCKLAAISVGYLPSSGLQRLSVDLSKKYTEWHRSYLITLKKFSRRAFGKVDKAMRSSFPVMNYGTYLRTVGIDAAILEFLVANEKVQVVNLGCGSDLRMLPLLQMFPHLAYVDIDYNESVELKNSILRESEILRISLGLSKEDTAKSPFLIDQGRYKLAACDLNDITETTRLLDVCTKREIPTIVISECLLCYMHNNESQLLINTIMSKFSHGLWISYDPIGGSQPNDRFGAIMQSNLKESRNLEMPTLMTYNSKEKYASRWSAAPNVIVNDMWEIFNAQIPESERKRLRSLQFLDELEELKVMQTHYILMKAQW, from the coding sequence ATGGAGAGAATCATACAGCAGACTGACTATGATGCGTTGTCGTGCAAATTAGCTGCTATATCAGTCGGATATCTTCCTTCAAGCGGCCTGCAAAGATTGTCGGTGGACCTATCCAAAAAGTATACAGAATGGCATCGCAGCTACTTGATTACTCTCAAGAAATTTAGTAGGCGAGCTTTTGGAAAAGTAGACAAAGCAATGCGGTCTTCCTTCCCGGTAATGAACTATGGGACATACTTGCGTACTGTGGGGATAGACGCGGCCATATTGGAATTTTTGGTTGCAAATGAGAAGGTTCAAGTGGTAAATTTAGGTTGCGGTTCCGATTTACGAATGCTGCCCCTGTTACAAATGTTCCCTCATTTAGCTTATGTGGACATTGACTACAACGAATCAGTAGAATTGAAGAATAGTATTTTGCGTGAAAGTGAGATTTTGCGTATCTCCCTCGGTTTGTCAAAGGAAGATACAGCAAAATCACCCTTTTTGATTGATCAAGGAAGATATAAACTTGCTGCTTGTGATTTGAACGATATCACTGAAACAACCCGTTTGTTAGACGTATGCACTAAGCGCGAAATACCCACTATCGTAATATCTGAGTGTCTTTTGTGCTACATGCATAATAATGAGTCTCAATTACTAATAAATACAATCATGTCGAAGTTTTCACATGGACTATGGATATCCTACGATCCAATTGGTGGTTCTCAACCGAATGACCGATTTGGCGCCATTATGCAGTCCAACTTGAAAGAATCAAGGAATTTGGAAATGCCCACGTTGATGACGTATAATTCTAAAGAGAAATACGCTTCGAGATGGTCTGCGGCTCCCAACGTTATTGTCAATGACATGTGGGAAATTTTCAATGCACAGATTCCCGAAtctgaaagaaaaaggctCAGATCATTACAGTTCTTGGACGAATTAGAGGAATTAAAGGTTATGCAAACTCATTATATCCTTATGAAGGCTCAGTGgtga